Proteins co-encoded in one Arachis stenosperma cultivar V10309 chromosome 7, arast.V10309.gnm1.PFL2, whole genome shotgun sequence genomic window:
- the LOC130939143 gene encoding DNA mismatch repair protein MSH1, mitochondrial, whose amino-acid sequence MRALSVRNVVVLLPRWLHRPHFSPSSPAPPCTSFLPSRTLITNRHLGKVSGFKDRKVLRGSTKATKKQRVPNNVLDDKDLSHILWWKERMDVCKKPSTLQLLKRLEYSNLLGLDCNLRNGSLKEGTLNWEMLQFKSKFPREVLLCRVGDFYEALGIDACILVEYAGLNPFGGLRSDSIPKAGCPVVNLRQTLDDLTNNGFSVCIVEEVQGPTQARSRKGRFISGHAHPGNPYVYGLVGVDHDLDFPEPMPVIGISRSARGYCMILVLETMKTYTIEDGLTEEAVVTKLRTSRYHHLFLHVSLRQNSSGTFRWGEFGEGGLLWGECRSRHVEWFDGNAISEILSKVKELYDLDNEVIFRNKTVHSENRPRSLTLGTATQIGAIPTEGIPSLLKVILPPNCTGLPVLYIRDLLLNPPSYEIGSTIQGICKLMNSVSCSIPEFTCVSSAKLVKLLELRETNHIEFCRIKNILDEILQMHRASELNEILRLLIDPTWVATGLKLDFETLVDGCELASGKICEIIFLDGESDQKFSSFRGFPNEFFEDMESSWKGRVKRIHIDDVFTEVERAAEALYLAVTEDFGPIVSRIKAMSASLGGPKGEILYAREHEAIWFKGKRFTPTVWAGSPGEEQIKQLKPAFDSKGKRVGDEWYTTMKVEDALTRYHEASSKAKARVLEVLRELSTELQSNINIIVFSSMLLVIAKALFSHVSEGRRRKWTFPTLAVSHSFKDVKPLEGYKGMKIVGLVPYWLNIAQGSAVQNTVDMKSLFLLTGPNGGGKSSILRSVCAAALLGICGLMVPAESALIPYFDSIMLHMKSYDSPADEKSSFQVEMSELRTIITGTTKRSLVLIDEICRGTEIAKGTCIAGSVIESLDQIGCLGIVSTHLHGILNLPLNLKDTVQKAMGTVCIDGQTKPTWKLTDGICKESLAFETAKREGIPEIIIQRAQDLYLSVYAKDRLSGENFPKLEQYSSSIKNNNFDQEQFDSRRNSPEEISIANQVEVLQQEVENAVTVICQEKMMELRRKKISSELMEIKCVLINAREKPPPSTVGSSSVYVMFRPDNKIYVGQTDDLEGRVSTHRSKEGMQNALFLYFLVQGKSLACQFETLLINQLPSHGFQVANVADGKHRNFGTSNLYIECATSS is encoded by the exons ATGCGCGCTCTGTCAGTTCGAAACGTCGTCGTTTTGTTGCCCCGATGGCTCCACCGTCCTCACttctctccttcttctcctgCACCGCCATGCACCTCATTCCTCCCCTCGAGAACGCTTAT AACAAATAGACATCTGGGGAAAGTGTCAGGCTTTAAAGATAGGAAGGTCCTCAGGGGTAGCACTAAAGCAACTAAGAAGCAGAGAGTACCAAACAATGTTTTAGATGATAAAGATCTTTCTCACATATTGTGGTGGAAGGAG AGAATGGATGTGTGCAAAAAGCCTTCAACTCTTCAGTTGCTGAAAAGGCTCGAATATTCCAACCTGTTGGGCTTGGACTGTAACTTGAGAAATGGAAG TCTCAAGGAAGGAACACTCAACTGGGAAATGTTGCAGTTCAAGTCAAAATTTCCACGAGAAGTTTTGCTTTGCAga GTTGGTGACTTTTATGAAGCACTTGGAATAGATGCTTGTATTCTTGTTGAATATGCGGGTTTAAACCCCTTCGGTGGTCTGCGATCGGATAGTATTCCTAAGGCTGGTTGCCCAGTTGTG AATCTTCGACAGACCTTAGATGATTTGACAAATAACGGTTTTTCAGTG TGCATTGTGGAGGAAGTTCAGGGTCCAACTCAAGCTCGATCTAGGAAAGGTCGATTCATATCTGG ACATGCTCATCCTGGAAATCCATATGTATATGGACTTGTTGGGGTTGATCATGACCTGGACTTCCCAGAACCAATGCCTGTAATAG GAATATCACGTTCTGCAAGGGGCTATTGCATGATTTTAGTCCTTGAAACCATGAAGACATACACTATAGAAGATGGTTTGACAGAGGAAGCAGTAGTGACAAAACTTCGTACTAGTCGATACCATCACTTATTCCTTCACGTGTCTTTAAGACAGAACTCTTCTG GAACCTTCCGTTGGGGAGAATTTGGTGAGGGAGGGCTTTTATGGGGGGAATGCAGATCCAGACATGTTGAATGGTTTGATGGAAATGCTATATCTGAAATTTTGTCTAAG GTGAAGGAGCTTTATGATCTTGACAATGAGGTCATATTTAGGAACAAGACTGTTCATTCAGAAAACCGGCCACGATCTTTAACTCTAGGAACAGCAACACAAATTG GAGCCATACCAACTGAAGGAATACCTTCTTTGTTGAAAGTGATACTTCCACCAAATTGCACTGGGTTGCCTGTATT GTATATAAGAGATCTTCTTTTGAATCCTCCCTCGTATGAGATTGGCTCCACGATTCAAG GAATATGCAAACTTATGAACAGTGTATCATGCTCAATTCCTGAATTCACCTGTGTTTCATCAGCCAAG CTGGTAAAACTACTTGAATTGCGGGAGACCAACCATATTGAATTTTGTAGAATCAAGAATATTCTTGATGAAATTTTGCAGATGCACAGAGCCTCTGAGCTTAATGAAATATTGAGACTTTTAATTGATCCCACGTGGGTGGCAACTGGTTTAAAATTGGACTTTGAGACCTTG gTCGATGGATGTGAATTAGCATCGGGTAAGATTTGTGAAATAATTTTTCTGGATGGCGAGAGTGATCAGAAATTCAGTTCATTTCGTGGCTTTCCAAATGAATTCTTTGAGGATATGGAGTCTTCGTGGAAAGGTCGAGTAAAAAGAATCCATATTGATGATGTATTTACTGAAGTGGAAAGAGCAGCTGAGGCCTTATATTTAGCA GTTACTGAAGATTTTGGTCCTATTGTTTCTAGAATAAAAGCTATGTCAGCTTCACTTGGAGGCCCTAAGGGAGAAATATTATATGCTCGAGAGCATGAAGCAATTTGGTTTAAGGGCAAACGCTTCACTCCAACTGTTTGGGCTGGTAGCCCTGGGGAGGAACAAATCAAACAGCTTAAACCTGCTTTTGATTCTAAGGGTAAAAGGGTAGGTGATGAATGGTATACCACAATGAAGGTGGAAGATGCCTTAACAAG GTATCATGAAGCAAGTTCCAAAGCCAAAGCAAGAGTTCTGGAAGTTTTAAGGGAACTTTCTACAGAGTTACAATCAAATATAAACATCATTGTCTTTTCTTCCATGTTGCTTGTCATAGCGAAAGCATTATTTTCTCATGTGAG TGAAGGGAGAAGAAGGAAATGGACATTTCCAACACTAGCAGTGTCCCATAGTTTTAAG GATGTGAAACCATTGGAGGGATACAAAGGGATGAAGATAGTTGGTTTAGTACCTTACTGGTTGAACATAGCACAAGGAAGTGCTGTGCAGAATACCGTTGATATGAAATCATTGTTTCTCTTGACAGGACCAAATGGGGGTGGTAAATCAAGTATTCTTCGCTCAGTTTGTGCTGCTGCATTACTTGGGATATGTGGTCTTATGGTTCCAGCTGAATCAGCCCTGATTCCTTATTTCGATTCTATCATGCTTCATATGAAATCTTATGATAGCCCAGCTGATGAAAAAAGTTCATTCCAG GTAGAAATGTCAGAGCTTCGAACAATCATCACCGGAACTACTAAAAGAAGCCTTGTGCTTATTGACGAAATTTGCCGAGGAACAGAAATTGCAAAAGGCACTTGTATTGCAGGCAGCGTCATTGAATCTCTTGATCAAATTGGTTGTCTGGGTATTGTATCTACTCACTTGCATGGAATACTTAATCTGCCACTCAACCTCAAGGATACTGTCCAAAAAGCAATGGGGACGGTATGCATTGATGGACAAACAAAGCCCACGTGGAAGCTGACAGATGGAATATGCAAAGAAAGTCTTGCATTTGAAACGGCCAAGAGGGAAGGGATTCCTGAGATTATTATTCAAAGAGCACAAGATCTTTATCTGTCGGTTTATGCAAAGGACCGGCTTTCTGGAGAGAATTTCCCAAAGCTGGAACAATATTCTTCttccataaaaaataataattttgatcAAGAACAATTTGATTCAAGACGAAATTCTCCTGAGGAAATATCGATAGCTAATCAAGTGGAAGTTTTACAGCAGGAGGTTGAGAATGCTGTCACTGTAATATGCCAGGAGAAGATGATGGAGCTCCGAAGAAAGAAGATCTCATCAGAGTTGATGGAGATAAAATGTGTCCTAATTAATGCAAGAGAGAAACCGCCTCCATCGACAGTAGGTTCTTCGAGTGTCTATGTGATGTTCAGACCAGATAACAAAATCTATGTAGGACAG ACGGATGATCTTGAGGGCCGAGTTTCCACGCATCGTTCAAAAGAAGGAATGCAGAATGCATTGttcctttattttcttgtccAAGGAAAGAGCTTGGCATGCCAGTTTGAAACTCTACTCATCAACCAGCTTCCTAGTCATGGCTTTCAGGTAGCCAATGTGGCCGATGGCAAGCATCGGAATTTTGGCACATCCAACCTTTACATAGAATGTGCTACCAGTTCTTGA